Proteins encoded together in one Colius striatus isolate bColStr4 chromosome 3, bColStr4.1.hap1, whole genome shotgun sequence window:
- the SEPTIN12 gene encoding septin-12 isoform X3 gives MEPPAVPREEEEEEEEKVPRSAVPGPEGCQLFGYVGIDAVLDQMKIKTMKMGFEFNIMVVGQSGLGKSTMVNTLFKSKVSRKAWQPGQPQRIPQTLQLQTVTHVIEEKGVKMKLTVTDTPGFGDQINNENCWDPIIKYINEQYERYLREEILITRKRNIPDTRVHGCVYFVPPTGHWLRPLDLEFMRRLSKIVNVVPVIAKADTLTLEERAEFKQRIQEDLKAHAISVYPQEDFDQDPDDRALNDSIREKIPYAVVGADQEHQVNGKRVLGRKTKWGIVEVENPAHCEFPLLRDLLIRSHLQDLKDITHNVHYESYRVRRLRQSQRPALSPPNGLPPKAEGSGGP, from the exons ATGGAGCCGCCGGCTGTGccgcgggaggaggaggaggaggaggaggagaaggtgcCCCGCAGCGCGGTGCCCGGCCCGGAGGGGTGTCAGCTCTTCGGTTACGTGGGGATCGATGCTGTGCTCGACCAGATGAAAATCAAAACCATGAAGATGGGCTTCGAGTTCAACATCATGGTTGTGG GGCAGAGCGGGCTGGGCAAGTCCACCATGGTGAACACCCTGTTCAAGTCCAAGGTGAGCCGCAAAGCCTGGCAGCCCGGCCAGCCCCAGCGCATCCCCCAGACGCTGCAGCTCCAGACCGTCACCCACG TCATCGAGGAGAAGGGTGTGAAGATGAAGCTGACGGTGACGGACACGCCAGGGTTTGGGGACCAGATCAACAACGAGAACTG CTGGGACCCCATCATCAAGTACATCAACGAGCAGTACGAGAGGTACCTGCGGGAGGAGATCCTCATCACCCGCAAGAGGAACATCCCCGACACCCGCGTCCACGGCTGCGTCTACTTCGTCCCCCCCACAGGTCACTG GCTGCGCCCACTTGACCTGGAGTTCATGCGGCGGCTCAGTAAGATCGTCAACGTGGTGCCGGTGATCGCCAAAGCCGACACGCTCACCCTGGAGGAACGGGCAGAGTTCAAGCAGAGG ATCCAGGAGGACCTGAAGGCTCACGCCATCAGCGTGTACCCGCAGGAGGACTTCGACCAGGACCCGGATGACAGAGCTCTGAACGACAGCATTCGG GAGAAGATCCCCTATGCCGTGGTGGGCGCAGACCAGGAGCACCAGGTGAACGGCAAGAGGGTGCTGGGCCGCAAGACCAAGTGGGGCATCGTCGAAG TGGAGAACCCGGCGCACTGCGAGTTCCCCCTCCTGCGGGACCTGCTGATCCG GTCGCACCTGCAGGACCTGAAGGACATCACCCACAACGTGCATTACGAGAGCTACCGCGTGCGGCGGCTGCGCCAGAGCCAGCGCCCGGCGCTCAGCCCCCCCAACGGGCTGCCCCCCAAGGCCGAGGGCAGCGGCggcccctga
- the LOC133625152 gene encoding myeloid-associated differentiation marker-like — MAVVTVNRGAVSSWVGIARLCAVVASCVAFSLVASTRDFGGPYGTWCMFSWCFCFVVTLLVLLLELLELYPKLPFSWDDFTSAFSMLAALMVFTASVVFPSIFISSPCSGSKCARQAVATTFSCLCFLAYALEVGLTRAKPGDVSSFLSTVPGLLKVFEAYVACLIFSLLDTYSWAPGLQWCVAVYSICFIVTLLIIISTIGRCLSYMPCPLEKVLVAYSALALLMYITATVLWPLYSFRGRSRPEGCGKGCSWDKHLGITFLTIFNLIAYAVDLIYSTRMVFIRAPA; from the coding sequence ATGGCCGTGGTGACGGTGAACCGCGGCGCCGTGAGCTCCTGGGTGGGCATCGCCCGGCTCTGCGCCGTCGTGGCGTCCTGCGTCGCCTTCAGCTTGGTGGCCTCCACCAGGGACTTCGGGGGGCCCTACGGGACGTGGTGCATGTTCTCGTGGTGCTTCTGCTTCGTCGTGacgctgctggtgctgctgctggagctgctggagctctACCCCAAGCTGCCGTTCTCCTGGGACGACTTCACCTCGGCTTTCTCCATGCTGGCTGCCCTGATGGTCTTCACAGCCTCGGTGGTCTTCCCCTCCATCTTCatcagcagcccctgcagcggCAGCAAGTGTGCCCGGCAGGCCGTGGCCACCaccttctcctgcctctgcttccTCGCCTATGCCCTCGAGGTGGGGCTCACCCGCGCCAAGCCCGGGGACGTCAGCAGCTTCCTCTCCACCGTGCCCGGGCTCCTCAAGGTCTTTGAAGCTTACGTGGCTTGTCTCATCTTCTCCTTGCTGGATACCTACAGCTGGGCACCCGGCCTGCAGTGGTGCGTGGCTGTCTACTCCATCTGCTTCATCGTCACCCTCCTCATCATCATCTCCACCATCGGCCGCTGCCTGTCCTACATGCCCTGCCCGCTGGAGAAGGTGCTGGTGGCCTACAGCGCCCTGGCCCTGCTCATGTACATCACGGCCACGGTGCTCTGGCCCCTCTACAGCTTCCGAGGGAGGAGCCGGCCCGAGGGCTGCGGCAAGGGCTGCTCGTGGGACAAGCACCTGGGCATCACCTTCCTCACCATCTTCAACCTCATTGCCTACGCCGTGGACCTGATCTACTCCACCAGGATGGTTTTCATCAGGGCACCTGCCTAA
- the SEPTIN12 gene encoding septin-12 isoform X2, with product MTVAVGEAAVTPEHGSSLEPQELSMEPPAVPREEEEEEEEKVPRSAVPGPEGCQLFGYVGIDAVLDQMKIKTMKMGFEFNIMVVGQSGLGKSTMVNTLFKSKVSRKAWQPGQPQRIPQTLQLQTVTHVIEEKGVKMKLTVTDTPGFGDQINNENCWDPIIKYINEQYERYLREEILITRKRNIPDTRVHGCVYFVPPTGHWLRPLDLEFMRRLSKIVNVVPVIAKADTLTLEERAEFKQRIQEDLKAHAISVYPQEDFDQDPDDRALNDSIREKIPYAVVGADQEHQVNGKRVLGRKTKWGIVEVENPAHCEFPLLRDLLIRSHLQDLKDITHNVHYESYRVRRLRQSQRPALSPPNGLPPKAEGSGGP from the exons ATGACGGTGGCTGTTGGCGAGGCTGCGGTGACGCCGGAGCACG GGAGCAGCCTGGAGCCCCAGGAGCTCAGCATGGAGCCGCCGGCTGTGccgcgggaggaggaggaggaggaggaggagaaggtgcCCCGCAGCGCGGTGCCCGGCCCGGAGGGGTGTCAGCTCTTCGGTTACGTGGGGATCGATGCTGTGCTCGACCAGATGAAAATCAAAACCATGAAGATGGGCTTCGAGTTCAACATCATGGTTGTGG GGCAGAGCGGGCTGGGCAAGTCCACCATGGTGAACACCCTGTTCAAGTCCAAGGTGAGCCGCAAAGCCTGGCAGCCCGGCCAGCCCCAGCGCATCCCCCAGACGCTGCAGCTCCAGACCGTCACCCACG TCATCGAGGAGAAGGGTGTGAAGATGAAGCTGACGGTGACGGACACGCCAGGGTTTGGGGACCAGATCAACAACGAGAACTG CTGGGACCCCATCATCAAGTACATCAACGAGCAGTACGAGAGGTACCTGCGGGAGGAGATCCTCATCACCCGCAAGAGGAACATCCCCGACACCCGCGTCCACGGCTGCGTCTACTTCGTCCCCCCCACAGGTCACTG GCTGCGCCCACTTGACCTGGAGTTCATGCGGCGGCTCAGTAAGATCGTCAACGTGGTGCCGGTGATCGCCAAAGCCGACACGCTCACCCTGGAGGAACGGGCAGAGTTCAAGCAGAGG ATCCAGGAGGACCTGAAGGCTCACGCCATCAGCGTGTACCCGCAGGAGGACTTCGACCAGGACCCGGATGACAGAGCTCTGAACGACAGCATTCGG GAGAAGATCCCCTATGCCGTGGTGGGCGCAGACCAGGAGCACCAGGTGAACGGCAAGAGGGTGCTGGGCCGCAAGACCAAGTGGGGCATCGTCGAAG TGGAGAACCCGGCGCACTGCGAGTTCCCCCTCCTGCGGGACCTGCTGATCCG GTCGCACCTGCAGGACCTGAAGGACATCACCCACAACGTGCATTACGAGAGCTACCGCGTGCGGCGGCTGCGCCAGAGCCAGCGCCCGGCGCTCAGCCCCCCCAACGGGCTGCCCCCCAAGGCCGAGGGCAGCGGCggcccctga